One region of Camelina sativa cultivar DH55 chromosome 6, Cs, whole genome shotgun sequence genomic DNA includes:
- the LOC104792046 gene encoding uncharacterized protein LOC104792046 isoform X2, protein MERLEEELIRRSEPESLVSVTLGRFMSTILSARPKKLRESISRLTPDSQKGTSGSIDEALWFLEKFVRDVAERDEAMGEILVPIIEHTLRFKDSKYGNSAMILLHWLFQDEVLFQAVSRHLSRIILTNEDRFLALGWCLLIRSLVECEDTGDQCFWHGIREKHSMFVEIVSSCVPQLLTIVCSGSILQDGYEVPSRLSVSAADCLLSISNALAKRDNTLANRPKPSTISGSHPPVALISNISEKEKKQSFLPEDSNIKANCILWNHLEELMRLVQCLFSWNRKTRPLHAKGLSQVLKWLEELKEHHGGSPGEAGTEASVGGCLLLSSCWKHYSVLLHMEDQKFSKISKELLEQYLSGIKYYSTSYPQGCSDTKIGGIETQKFFLNCLCLLLGCFEGKKFESILSEYGMKLVPCLLDQLRSNNEEISEDVVAILKAVIFKLQSQSGDGFSDTMCMDVVIPSLLHLLDERDGAAKAVSVLLADYCSKNADNSCLSEILQRLVSGTTVQRLNSMDVISEVILMSKDSFPSHIPWKEIVNCLLKCLGDEETYICKQTSELLKSIEPSFVLPDLVTLIYAPNGKVSAAETLLGLLKHHKEDSDVICMLLTCLSNIQALDTSESNGHSTEGSTFDSDRVLKLIPEWASTVQNWGSLIKPFLDKMFMEPSNAIMVRFLSCISEYLADTSNMVLLHVLSHMKEQKKVDESFISRSVDKSKSEMSLFDHLCPLLILRLLPQRVFDDIDSSTIYGKFHSGDSVNDYQDIKFEDCQCIAAFILERAFSKFEYEEVRKLSAELCGRIHPQVLFPTVLLQLEMATELQDSIKIKACLFSICTSLVVRGWESFSHSVTPKIRKVLENIMLWPSVEDEISKVQHGCIDCLALMISAELQHLKSSKTFGGEKIRRTGKDISGNSVLDYTIHCLIEDRSNCSSIPKMTTENLTGESPLPISFRLCMANVIISACQKIPESSKKTFALKALPPLIHSLKVISVPEVRVACIQVLFSAMYHLKSTLLPVSSELLKLSLRFLEHGSEKEKLAGAKLMASLMASEDVILENISKGLLEARSVLSKASLSDPSRDVREVCAKLLACITPS, encoded by the exons ATGGAGCGATTGGAAGAGGAATTGATACGAAGATCAGAACCGGAGTCTCTAGTCTCCGTTACTCTAGGTAGGTTCATGAGTACGATTCTCTCGGCTCGCCCTAAAAAGCTACGGGAGTCTATTTCACGTCTTACTCCTGATTCTCAGAAGGGTACCTCAG GCTCTATCGATGAGGCACTCTGGTTTTTGGAAAAGTTCGTTAGAGACGTTGCTGAGAGAGACGAGGCCATGGGTGAAATTCTCGTACCCATTATCGAACAT ACATTAAGGTTTAAGGATTCTAAATATGGTAACTCAGCTATGATACTTCTACATTGGCTGTTTCAAGATGAGGTTCTCTTTCAAGCCGTTTCGAGACATCTTTCGAGAATCATTTTGACGAACGAGGATAGGTTTTTAGCTCTTGGATGGTGTTTGCTTATCCGAAGTCTAGTCGAATGCGAGGATACTGGAGATCAATGTTTTTGGCATG GAATTAGGGAGAAACATTCTATGTTTGTGGAGATTGTTTCATCTTGTGTGCCTCAATTGTTGACGATTGTATGCAGTGGAAG CATTTTGCAGGATGGATACGAGGTGCCATCTCGTCTTTCTGTTTCAGCTGCTGATTGCTTGCTGTCAATTAGTAACGCCTTAGCAAAGAGGGATAATACTCTGGCCAATAGACCGAAGCCATCAACTATTTCGGGGTCTCATCCACCGGTTGCTTTGATATCTAATATTAGCGAGAAGGAAAAAAAGCAGAGTTTTCTACCTGAAGATTCAAACATTAAGGCAAATTGTATACTGTGGAACCACTTGGAGGAGCTGATGCGCCTTGTACAATGTCTTTTTTCT TGGAACAGAAAAACTCGACCACTGCATGCAAAGGGGTTAAGTCAAGTGCTGAAGTGGTTAGAGGAGTTAAAAGAGCATCATGGTGGCTCCCCAGGGGAGGCAG GCACAGAGGCATCTGTGGGTGGATGTCTACTGCTCTCTTCTTGTTGGAAGCATTACAGTGTCTTGCTCCACATGGAAGATCAAAAGTTCTCAAAGATTAGTAAGGAATTGTTGGAGCAATATTTGTCTGGCATTAAG TACTATTCAACAAGCTATCCTCAGGGATGTTCTGACACCAAGATTGGTGGTATAGAGACACAAAAGTTTTTCCTAAACTGTTTATGCCTTTTGTTGGGCTGCTTCGAGGGAAAGAAATTTGAGAGCATACTATCAGAGTATGGAATGAAGCTTGTGCCTTGTCTTCTAGATCAG CTTCGCAGTAACAACGAAGAGATATCAGAAGACGTTGTTGCTATACTTAAGGCAGTTATCTTCAAGCTACAATCACAGTCTGGAGACGGCTTCTCTGACACAATGTGCATGGACGTTGTGATACCAtctctgcttcatcttcttgatGAAAGGGATGGTGCGGCCAAAGCTGTTAGTGTCCTCCTCGCAGACTATTGTTCGAA AAATGCAGATAATAGCTGTCTCAGTGAAATTCTACAACGCCTTGTTTCTGGAACTACTGTGCAAAGGCTGAATTCTATGGATGTGATATCAGAAGTAATCCTTATGTCAAAAGATTCATTTCCTTCTCATATACCCTG GAAAGAGATCGTGAACTGCTTGTTAAAGTGCCTTGGAGACGAGGAAACTTATATCTGTAAACAAACTTCAGAGTTGTTGAAGTCAATTG AGCCATCTTTTGTGCTACCAGATTTAGTAACCCTCATTTATGCACCCAATGGCAAAGTATCAGCTGCCGAAACCTTGCTTGGGCTCTTGAAACATCACAAGGAGGATTCTGATGTTATATGTATGTTGCTGACCTGTCTTAG TAATATTCAAGCTTTGGATACTTCAGAGAGTAATGGACATTCCACTGAAG GCTCAACTTTTGACAGCGATCGAGTGCTAAAGCTGATTCCAGAGTGGGCTAGCACT GTGCAAAACTGGGGGTCACTGATTAAACCTTTTCTTGACAAGATGTTCATGGAGCCATCCAATGCCATCATGGTTAGGTTTCTTAGTTGCATCAGTGAATATTTGGCAGATACGTCGAACATGGTCCTTCTGCATGTACTATCACATATGAAGGAGCAAAAAAA GGTGGATGAGAGCTTCATATCCAGATCAGTTGACAAAAGTAAATCGGAGATGTCTCTATTTGACCATCTTTGCCCACTGCTTATATTAAGGCTGCTTCCccaaagagtttttgatgatattgACTCCTCTACAATTTATGGTAAATTCCACAGCGGAGACTCTGTGAATG ACTATCAAGACATCAAGTTTGAGGATTGTCAATGCATTGCCGCTTTCATTTTAGAAAG GGCATTTTCTAAGTTCGAATATGAAGAAGTTCGGAAACTCTCTGCTGAGCTATGTGGACGTATCCATCCCCAG GTGCTGTTTCCAACTGTTTTGTTGCAACTTGAAATGGCTACAGAGCTACAAGACAGCATCAAGATTAAAGCTTGCCTATTTTCTATTTGCACTTCCCTTGTG GTTCGAGGCTGGGAGTCTTTCTCACACAGTGTAACACCTAAGATCAGAAAAGTCCTGGAAAATATTATGTTATGGCCTTCTGTTGAAGATGAAA TTTCCAAGGTACAACACGGGTGCATTGATTGTCTGGCACTGATGATATCTGCTGAACTGCAACATTTAAAATCTTCGAAAACATTTGGAGGAGAAAAAATACGTAGGACAGGGAAGGACATTTCTG GTAATTCTGTCCTAGATTACACGATCCATTGTTTAATAGAAGACAGAAGTAACTGCTCTTCTATCCCAAAGATGACTACTGAAAACCTAACTGGTGAGAGTCCTCTTCCTATTTCATTTCGTCTATGCATGGCGAACGTAATCATCAGTGCTTGTCAAAAAATCCCTGAGTCTTCAAAGAAGACTTTTGCTCTAAAAGCTCTTCCGCCTCTTATTCATTCTCTCAAG GTCATATCTGTACCTGAGGTCCGTGTAGCTTGTATCCAGGTCTTATTCTCGGCCATGTACCATCTGAAGTCCACACTGCTTCCTGTTTCATCTGAACTACTGAAACTCTCCCTGAGATTTCTTGAACACGGATCCGAAAAG GAAAAGCTGGCTGGCGCTAAACTGATGGCATCATTGATGGCGAGTGAAGACGTGATACTGGAAAACATTTCAAAGGGATTGCTTGAAGCAAGATCAGTTCTGTCCAAAGCATCACTTTCAGATCCTTCTCGAGACGTACGTGAAGTTTGTGCTAAGCTATTGGCATGCATAACGCCGTCGTAA
- the LOC104792046 gene encoding uncharacterized protein LOC104792046 isoform X3, which yields MFVEIVSSCVPQLLTIVCSGSILQDGYEVPSRLSVSAADCLLSISNALAKRDNTLANRPKPSTISGSHPPVALISNISEKEKKQSFLPEDSNIKANCILWNHLEELMRLVQCLFSWNRKTRPLHAKGLSQVLKWLEELKEHHGGSPGEAGTEASVGGCLLLSSCWKHYSVLLHMEDQKFSKISKELLEQYLSGIKYYSTSYPQGCSDTKIGGIETQKFFLNCLCLLLGCFEGKKFESILSEYGMKLVPCLLDQLRSNNEEISEDVVAILKAVIFKLQSQSGDGFSDTMCMDVVIPSLLHLLDERDGAAKAVSVLLADYCSKNADNSCLSEILQRLVSGTTVQRLNSMDVISEVILMSKDSFPSHIPWKEIVNCLLKCLGDEETYICKQTSELLKSIEPSFVLPDLVTLIYAPNGKVSAAETLLGLLKHHKEDSDVICMLLTCLSNIQALDTSESNGHSTEGSTFDSDRVLKLIPEWASTVQNWGSLIKPFLDKMFMEPSNAIMVRFLSCISEYLADTSNMVLLHVLSHMKEQKKVDESFISRSVDKSKSEMSLFDHLCPLLILRLLPQRVFDDIDSSTIYGKFHSGDSVNDYQDIKFEDCQCIAAFILERAFSKFEYEEVRKLSAELCGRIHPQVLFPTVLLQLEMATELQDSIKIKACLFSICTSLVVRGWESFSHSVTPKIRKVLENIMLWPSVEDEISKVQHGCIDCLALMISAELQHLKSSKTFGGEKIRRTGKDISGVDTSGNSVLDYTIHCLIEDRSNCSSIPKMTTENLTGESPLPISFRLCMANVIISACQKIPESSKKTFALKALPPLIHSLKVISVPEVRVACIQVLFSAMYHLKSTLLPVSSELLKLSLRFLEHGSEKEKLAGAKLMASLMASEDVILENISKGLLEARSVLSKASLSDPSRDVREVCAKLLACITPS from the exons ATGTTTGTGGAGATTGTTTCATCTTGTGTGCCTCAATTGTTGACGATTGTATGCAGTGGAAG CATTTTGCAGGATGGATACGAGGTGCCATCTCGTCTTTCTGTTTCAGCTGCTGATTGCTTGCTGTCAATTAGTAACGCCTTAGCAAAGAGGGATAATACTCTGGCCAATAGACCGAAGCCATCAACTATTTCGGGGTCTCATCCACCGGTTGCTTTGATATCTAATATTAGCGAGAAGGAAAAAAAGCAGAGTTTTCTACCTGAAGATTCAAACATTAAGGCAAATTGTATACTGTGGAACCACTTGGAGGAGCTGATGCGCCTTGTACAATGTCTTTTTTCT TGGAACAGAAAAACTCGACCACTGCATGCAAAGGGGTTAAGTCAAGTGCTGAAGTGGTTAGAGGAGTTAAAAGAGCATCATGGTGGCTCCCCAGGGGAGGCAG GCACAGAGGCATCTGTGGGTGGATGTCTACTGCTCTCTTCTTGTTGGAAGCATTACAGTGTCTTGCTCCACATGGAAGATCAAAAGTTCTCAAAGATTAGTAAGGAATTGTTGGAGCAATATTTGTCTGGCATTAAG TACTATTCAACAAGCTATCCTCAGGGATGTTCTGACACCAAGATTGGTGGTATAGAGACACAAAAGTTTTTCCTAAACTGTTTATGCCTTTTGTTGGGCTGCTTCGAGGGAAAGAAATTTGAGAGCATACTATCAGAGTATGGAATGAAGCTTGTGCCTTGTCTTCTAGATCAG CTTCGCAGTAACAACGAAGAGATATCAGAAGACGTTGTTGCTATACTTAAGGCAGTTATCTTCAAGCTACAATCACAGTCTGGAGACGGCTTCTCTGACACAATGTGCATGGACGTTGTGATACCAtctctgcttcatcttcttgatGAAAGGGATGGTGCGGCCAAAGCTGTTAGTGTCCTCCTCGCAGACTATTGTTCGAA AAATGCAGATAATAGCTGTCTCAGTGAAATTCTACAACGCCTTGTTTCTGGAACTACTGTGCAAAGGCTGAATTCTATGGATGTGATATCAGAAGTAATCCTTATGTCAAAAGATTCATTTCCTTCTCATATACCCTG GAAAGAGATCGTGAACTGCTTGTTAAAGTGCCTTGGAGACGAGGAAACTTATATCTGTAAACAAACTTCAGAGTTGTTGAAGTCAATTG AGCCATCTTTTGTGCTACCAGATTTAGTAACCCTCATTTATGCACCCAATGGCAAAGTATCAGCTGCCGAAACCTTGCTTGGGCTCTTGAAACATCACAAGGAGGATTCTGATGTTATATGTATGTTGCTGACCTGTCTTAG TAATATTCAAGCTTTGGATACTTCAGAGAGTAATGGACATTCCACTGAAG GCTCAACTTTTGACAGCGATCGAGTGCTAAAGCTGATTCCAGAGTGGGCTAGCACT GTGCAAAACTGGGGGTCACTGATTAAACCTTTTCTTGACAAGATGTTCATGGAGCCATCCAATGCCATCATGGTTAGGTTTCTTAGTTGCATCAGTGAATATTTGGCAGATACGTCGAACATGGTCCTTCTGCATGTACTATCACATATGAAGGAGCAAAAAAA GGTGGATGAGAGCTTCATATCCAGATCAGTTGACAAAAGTAAATCGGAGATGTCTCTATTTGACCATCTTTGCCCACTGCTTATATTAAGGCTGCTTCCccaaagagtttttgatgatattgACTCCTCTACAATTTATGGTAAATTCCACAGCGGAGACTCTGTGAATG ACTATCAAGACATCAAGTTTGAGGATTGTCAATGCATTGCCGCTTTCATTTTAGAAAG GGCATTTTCTAAGTTCGAATATGAAGAAGTTCGGAAACTCTCTGCTGAGCTATGTGGACGTATCCATCCCCAG GTGCTGTTTCCAACTGTTTTGTTGCAACTTGAAATGGCTACAGAGCTACAAGACAGCATCAAGATTAAAGCTTGCCTATTTTCTATTTGCACTTCCCTTGTG GTTCGAGGCTGGGAGTCTTTCTCACACAGTGTAACACCTAAGATCAGAAAAGTCCTGGAAAATATTATGTTATGGCCTTCTGTTGAAGATGAAA TTTCCAAGGTACAACACGGGTGCATTGATTGTCTGGCACTGATGATATCTGCTGAACTGCAACATTTAAAATCTTCGAAAACATTTGGAGGAGAAAAAATACGTAGGACAGGGAAGGACATTTCTG GTGTTGATACATCAGGTAATTCTGTCCTAGATTACACGATCCATTGTTTAATAGAAGACAGAAGTAACTGCTCTTCTATCCCAAAGATGACTACTGAAAACCTAACTGGTGAGAGTCCTCTTCCTATTTCATTTCGTCTATGCATGGCGAACGTAATCATCAGTGCTTGTCAAAAAATCCCTGAGTCTTCAAAGAAGACTTTTGCTCTAAAAGCTCTTCCGCCTCTTATTCATTCTCTCAAG GTCATATCTGTACCTGAGGTCCGTGTAGCTTGTATCCAGGTCTTATTCTCGGCCATGTACCATCTGAAGTCCACACTGCTTCCTGTTTCATCTGAACTACTGAAACTCTCCCTGAGATTTCTTGAACACGGATCCGAAAAG GAAAAGCTGGCTGGCGCTAAACTGATGGCATCATTGATGGCGAGTGAAGACGTGATACTGGAAAACATTTCAAAGGGATTGCTTGAAGCAAGATCAGTTCTGTCCAAAGCATCACTTTCAGATCCTTCTCGAGACGTACGTGAAGTTTGTGCTAAGCTATTGGCATGCATAACGCCGTCGTAA
- the LOC104792046 gene encoding uncharacterized protein LOC104792046 isoform X1, with protein MERLEEELIRRSEPESLVSVTLGRFMSTILSARPKKLRESISRLTPDSQKGTSGSIDEALWFLEKFVRDVAERDEAMGEILVPIIEHTLRFKDSKYGNSAMILLHWLFQDEVLFQAVSRHLSRIILTNEDRFLALGWCLLIRSLVECEDTGDQCFWHGIREKHSMFVEIVSSCVPQLLTIVCSGSILQDGYEVPSRLSVSAADCLLSISNALAKRDNTLANRPKPSTISGSHPPVALISNISEKEKKQSFLPEDSNIKANCILWNHLEELMRLVQCLFSWNRKTRPLHAKGLSQVLKWLEELKEHHGGSPGEAGTEASVGGCLLLSSCWKHYSVLLHMEDQKFSKISKELLEQYLSGIKYYSTSYPQGCSDTKIGGIETQKFFLNCLCLLLGCFEGKKFESILSEYGMKLVPCLLDQLRSNNEEISEDVVAILKAVIFKLQSQSGDGFSDTMCMDVVIPSLLHLLDERDGAAKAVSVLLADYCSKNADNSCLSEILQRLVSGTTVQRLNSMDVISEVILMSKDSFPSHIPWKEIVNCLLKCLGDEETYICKQTSELLKSIEPSFVLPDLVTLIYAPNGKVSAAETLLGLLKHHKEDSDVICMLLTCLSNIQALDTSESNGHSTEGSTFDSDRVLKLIPEWASTVQNWGSLIKPFLDKMFMEPSNAIMVRFLSCISEYLADTSNMVLLHVLSHMKEQKKVDESFISRSVDKSKSEMSLFDHLCPLLILRLLPQRVFDDIDSSTIYGKFHSGDSVNDYQDIKFEDCQCIAAFILERAFSKFEYEEVRKLSAELCGRIHPQVLFPTVLLQLEMATELQDSIKIKACLFSICTSLVVRGWESFSHSVTPKIRKVLENIMLWPSVEDEISKVQHGCIDCLALMISAELQHLKSSKTFGGEKIRRTGKDISGVDTSGNSVLDYTIHCLIEDRSNCSSIPKMTTENLTGESPLPISFRLCMANVIISACQKIPESSKKTFALKALPPLIHSLKVISVPEVRVACIQVLFSAMYHLKSTLLPVSSELLKLSLRFLEHGSEKEKLAGAKLMASLMASEDVILENISKGLLEARSVLSKASLSDPSRDVREVCAKLLACITPS; from the exons ATGGAGCGATTGGAAGAGGAATTGATACGAAGATCAGAACCGGAGTCTCTAGTCTCCGTTACTCTAGGTAGGTTCATGAGTACGATTCTCTCGGCTCGCCCTAAAAAGCTACGGGAGTCTATTTCACGTCTTACTCCTGATTCTCAGAAGGGTACCTCAG GCTCTATCGATGAGGCACTCTGGTTTTTGGAAAAGTTCGTTAGAGACGTTGCTGAGAGAGACGAGGCCATGGGTGAAATTCTCGTACCCATTATCGAACAT ACATTAAGGTTTAAGGATTCTAAATATGGTAACTCAGCTATGATACTTCTACATTGGCTGTTTCAAGATGAGGTTCTCTTTCAAGCCGTTTCGAGACATCTTTCGAGAATCATTTTGACGAACGAGGATAGGTTTTTAGCTCTTGGATGGTGTTTGCTTATCCGAAGTCTAGTCGAATGCGAGGATACTGGAGATCAATGTTTTTGGCATG GAATTAGGGAGAAACATTCTATGTTTGTGGAGATTGTTTCATCTTGTGTGCCTCAATTGTTGACGATTGTATGCAGTGGAAG CATTTTGCAGGATGGATACGAGGTGCCATCTCGTCTTTCTGTTTCAGCTGCTGATTGCTTGCTGTCAATTAGTAACGCCTTAGCAAAGAGGGATAATACTCTGGCCAATAGACCGAAGCCATCAACTATTTCGGGGTCTCATCCACCGGTTGCTTTGATATCTAATATTAGCGAGAAGGAAAAAAAGCAGAGTTTTCTACCTGAAGATTCAAACATTAAGGCAAATTGTATACTGTGGAACCACTTGGAGGAGCTGATGCGCCTTGTACAATGTCTTTTTTCT TGGAACAGAAAAACTCGACCACTGCATGCAAAGGGGTTAAGTCAAGTGCTGAAGTGGTTAGAGGAGTTAAAAGAGCATCATGGTGGCTCCCCAGGGGAGGCAG GCACAGAGGCATCTGTGGGTGGATGTCTACTGCTCTCTTCTTGTTGGAAGCATTACAGTGTCTTGCTCCACATGGAAGATCAAAAGTTCTCAAAGATTAGTAAGGAATTGTTGGAGCAATATTTGTCTGGCATTAAG TACTATTCAACAAGCTATCCTCAGGGATGTTCTGACACCAAGATTGGTGGTATAGAGACACAAAAGTTTTTCCTAAACTGTTTATGCCTTTTGTTGGGCTGCTTCGAGGGAAAGAAATTTGAGAGCATACTATCAGAGTATGGAATGAAGCTTGTGCCTTGTCTTCTAGATCAG CTTCGCAGTAACAACGAAGAGATATCAGAAGACGTTGTTGCTATACTTAAGGCAGTTATCTTCAAGCTACAATCACAGTCTGGAGACGGCTTCTCTGACACAATGTGCATGGACGTTGTGATACCAtctctgcttcatcttcttgatGAAAGGGATGGTGCGGCCAAAGCTGTTAGTGTCCTCCTCGCAGACTATTGTTCGAA AAATGCAGATAATAGCTGTCTCAGTGAAATTCTACAACGCCTTGTTTCTGGAACTACTGTGCAAAGGCTGAATTCTATGGATGTGATATCAGAAGTAATCCTTATGTCAAAAGATTCATTTCCTTCTCATATACCCTG GAAAGAGATCGTGAACTGCTTGTTAAAGTGCCTTGGAGACGAGGAAACTTATATCTGTAAACAAACTTCAGAGTTGTTGAAGTCAATTG AGCCATCTTTTGTGCTACCAGATTTAGTAACCCTCATTTATGCACCCAATGGCAAAGTATCAGCTGCCGAAACCTTGCTTGGGCTCTTGAAACATCACAAGGAGGATTCTGATGTTATATGTATGTTGCTGACCTGTCTTAG TAATATTCAAGCTTTGGATACTTCAGAGAGTAATGGACATTCCACTGAAG GCTCAACTTTTGACAGCGATCGAGTGCTAAAGCTGATTCCAGAGTGGGCTAGCACT GTGCAAAACTGGGGGTCACTGATTAAACCTTTTCTTGACAAGATGTTCATGGAGCCATCCAATGCCATCATGGTTAGGTTTCTTAGTTGCATCAGTGAATATTTGGCAGATACGTCGAACATGGTCCTTCTGCATGTACTATCACATATGAAGGAGCAAAAAAA GGTGGATGAGAGCTTCATATCCAGATCAGTTGACAAAAGTAAATCGGAGATGTCTCTATTTGACCATCTTTGCCCACTGCTTATATTAAGGCTGCTTCCccaaagagtttttgatgatattgACTCCTCTACAATTTATGGTAAATTCCACAGCGGAGACTCTGTGAATG ACTATCAAGACATCAAGTTTGAGGATTGTCAATGCATTGCCGCTTTCATTTTAGAAAG GGCATTTTCTAAGTTCGAATATGAAGAAGTTCGGAAACTCTCTGCTGAGCTATGTGGACGTATCCATCCCCAG GTGCTGTTTCCAACTGTTTTGTTGCAACTTGAAATGGCTACAGAGCTACAAGACAGCATCAAGATTAAAGCTTGCCTATTTTCTATTTGCACTTCCCTTGTG GTTCGAGGCTGGGAGTCTTTCTCACACAGTGTAACACCTAAGATCAGAAAAGTCCTGGAAAATATTATGTTATGGCCTTCTGTTGAAGATGAAA TTTCCAAGGTACAACACGGGTGCATTGATTGTCTGGCACTGATGATATCTGCTGAACTGCAACATTTAAAATCTTCGAAAACATTTGGAGGAGAAAAAATACGTAGGACAGGGAAGGACATTTCTG GTGTTGATACATCAGGTAATTCTGTCCTAGATTACACGATCCATTGTTTAATAGAAGACAGAAGTAACTGCTCTTCTATCCCAAAGATGACTACTGAAAACCTAACTGGTGAGAGTCCTCTTCCTATTTCATTTCGTCTATGCATGGCGAACGTAATCATCAGTGCTTGTCAAAAAATCCCTGAGTCTTCAAAGAAGACTTTTGCTCTAAAAGCTCTTCCGCCTCTTATTCATTCTCTCAAG GTCATATCTGTACCTGAGGTCCGTGTAGCTTGTATCCAGGTCTTATTCTCGGCCATGTACCATCTGAAGTCCACACTGCTTCCTGTTTCATCTGAACTACTGAAACTCTCCCTGAGATTTCTTGAACACGGATCCGAAAAG GAAAAGCTGGCTGGCGCTAAACTGATGGCATCATTGATGGCGAGTGAAGACGTGATACTGGAAAACATTTCAAAGGGATTGCTTGAAGCAAGATCAGTTCTGTCCAAAGCATCACTTTCAGATCCTTCTCGAGACGTACGTGAAGTTTGTGCTAAGCTATTGGCATGCATAACGCCGTCGTAA